AAAGAGTGCGGGAAGATTACTGTCACCCATGTGGAACGCAAGGAAACCGTGCAGGAAGCTCCACTTCTGTATGATTTGACGACCTTGCAGAAAGAGGCGAACACCAAGCACGGGTTTTCGGCGGAACAGACACTCTCCATCGCCCAAAAGCTCTATGAGGCGAAGCTGATTACCTATCCCCGCACGGGCAGCCGCCATATCTCCGAAGACGTATTCGCCGAAATACCCACATTGCTGCTCACGTTGAAGAACAACCCGGCATGGGGCGGCTATATCTCCGGTATGGGCGACCTCTCACGCCGGAGCGTGGACGATACGAAGATTACCGACCACCACGCCTTGCTCGTTACGGAGGTAAAGGCACAGCATCTCGGTGCGGAGGAACGGATTATCTACGATATGATTGCCGGGCGTATGCTGGAAGCCTTCGGGGAAAGATGCGTAAAAGACGTGACGACCGTTTCGGCGGAATGTGGCGACGTGGCATTCAGCATCAAAGGTTCTGTCATTAAGCAAGCCGGTTGGCGTGGCGTGTACCGGCAGAGCGAGGAAACGGAAGAAGTGACGCTGCCCGAATGGAAAGAGGGCGATACGCTACCCGTCAAAGGGTGCTCGCTGACCGAAGGGAAGACCAAGCCGAAACCGCTGCATACGGAGGCGACTTTACTTTCCGCCATGCAGACCTGCGGCAAGGAGCTGGAGGACGAGCAGATGCGCCAGTCCCTCAAAGAGTGCGGCATCGGCACACCGGCAACAAGGGCTGCCATTATCGAAACGCTGTTCAGACGTGAATACATGGTGCGGCAGAAAAAATCCCTCGTCCCTACCGAAAAGGGGCTTGCGCTTTACTCGGTAGTCAGGGCGATGCGCATTGCCGACGTAACCATGACGGGCGAATGGGAAACGGCTCTCTCGCAGATCGAAGACGGCGGGATAAGTGCCGAAACGTTCCGCAAGGGCATTGAGGCGTACACCTCGCAGATTACATCGGAGCTGCTGAGTTCGGACAAGCTGTTCCCGCACAACGAAAGCGGCTGCACTTGTCCCAAATGCGGGAAAGGGATGATGCAATTTTACGGCAAGGTGGTACGTTACGGCAATCCCGATTGCGGGCTACCCATATTCCGGCAGAAAGCGGGAAAAACGCTGACGGATGCGGAGATTACCGAACTGCTTACCAAAGGGCAGACGGGCGTTATAAAAGGCTTCAACAGCAAGGAGGGCAAGCCGTTCAGTGCCGCCGTCGCCTTTGACAGGGATTTTAACACGGTGTTCGTGTTTCCCGATGTGAAAAACAACCGTAACTCCAAGCGAAAAAAGAAATAATGCGTATATTTACCACTGAATTTACAGGAAGTCATTCATACTATCTGATAGTTGGTACTGATTTTACTGTGGATTTTAGTGGTGGCACTCGGCGGGGACGTCGGGTGCCTTTCGCGTTTATACCTTTCCTGATTACAATAATCCACTAAAATCCACAGAAATATGAATGATAAGAATAAATCCGCAGAGTTTTCCTATTACGGACTGTACCTGCTAAAATACCTGAGAGAGAACCATCCCGACCGTGCTTCCGACACGGATTTCATAGAAGAACGTGCCGACCATGCAGCCGATGTGTACGAACAGTCCCGTCTGGAAGGGGCTACACCGGAAGGTGCGCAGGAGCTGGTAATGGCGGCATTGCTTCAGGACTTGCATTTTTCCAAGTACAACATCGTTATCGAAGTGTTGTGGAACGAGTTTGCCGATGAAGTGCCGCCGGGCGATGCCCCTGCATTCGCCTTGACACTGCTTCCCGCAATGGAAGAGGTGTTCGCCCGATACCCGCTTGCGGACGGTTTCACCTACACTGCCGGATATGACGGACTTTATACAGAACTGACGGGAACCGTCGCAATCTACCTCGAAGAGCATGGCATTTAACCGTAAAGCGAAGCTGCGGGACAACATCGAGGCGATACGGACGGTATTCACATTGGAAAAGGAAGGCAGGGCGGCTACTCCCGAAGAACGGGAAATACTTAGCCGCTACTGCGGTTTCGGCGGGTTGAAGTTCATCCTCAACCCTGCCGAGAACCTGATGGATGCCGTACATTGGACGAAATCAGACCGCGAGTTGTTTCCCATGACAGCGGAGTTACACAGGCTTGTCCGTGATAACTCGGCAGATGATAGAGAGTACAAACGCTATATGGACAGCCTGAAAAGCTCCGTCCTTACAGCGTTTTACACTCCCCCCGAAATCGTATCGGCAATTGCCGGTACGCTCCATGAACAGGGTATTATCCCCGACCGCCTGCTCGATCCGTCGGCAGGACAAGGGGTGTTCATCTCCGCTTTCGGTGCTGACGCTCCGGGAGCGGAGGTCATGGCTTTTGACAAAGACCTGCTTACGGGAAAAATACTCTCGCACCTTTACCCTGAACATAAAGTGCGTGCGGAGGGGTTCGAGCGGATTGAGAAACCCTTCATGGGTACTTTCGATGTGGTGGCATCCAATATTCCGTTTGGCGACATGGCGGTATTCGATCCCGAATATACGGGCGTTCCGGACAACGCCCGGCGTACCGCCGCCAAGAGCATCCACAACTACTTTTTCCTCAAAGGTCTGGATGCGGCACGTGAAGGCGGTATCGTGGCATTCATCACTTCGGAGGGTGTATTGAACTCCCCGAAAAACGAGCTTGTCCGCCGGCATATCGTGAAGAACGCTAATATCGTGTCGGT
The nucleotide sequence above comes from Bacteroides intestinalis DSM 17393. Encoded proteins:
- a CDS encoding DUF1896 family protein; the encoded protein is MNDKNKSAEFSYYGLYLLKYLRENHPDRASDTDFIEERADHAADVYEQSRLEGATPEGAQELVMAALLQDLHFSKYNIVIEVLWNEFADEVPPGDAPAFALTLLPAMEEVFARYPLADGFTYTAGYDGLYTELTGTVAIYLEEHGI